A window of Limanda limanda chromosome 4, fLimLim1.1, whole genome shotgun sequence genomic DNA:
actgaaaacagaggtttttaaaaacaactggtccCCAATTGCTCTACATTTCCATctgatatgagaaaaaaaataaatatatatatatatatattgcttttgttttccctttgtttccccttttaaGCAATGGACATATGCAGGTCATACTATTTCAGAATAatgtcttgatgaaatgttatgtgAAATTTATTGTGTCTGTGGACATTGTTAATCAGTAACTtgattttgatatatttggatCATGATGGCCTGGACCCGAGACATACATGGACAGTTAACCCCAGTAACCTAAGACTTGAACCCGTGAtacctaatttcatgttaaaaactatgtactgtatgactgtatttgacaaaaggaaataaaaagaagttaaaaaaaaaaaaaaaaagatatataaacacaaatctttcgtgttattcaattagttaattttcctagggacataaaaactgttaataCTCTATTTAAACAGTGAGCTATGAATATGTaactatgaatatctgctgatgaaatctaataaatcttttgttgcaaaggttgcaactgaatcacttctctcctttatgaatcctcatgtctcgtacaataggactgaatcttaaatctttcaccacactcagatcaactaaactgtttctctctggtatgaatcctcatatgtgtttTTAGACTTTGCCtatggctaaatcttttaccacactcagagcaactaaatgctttctctcctgtatgaatcctcatatgtgtatttagactgcccctttggttaaatctttgaccacactcagagcaactaaacggtttctctcctgtatgaatcctcatatgtctatttagatggcccctttggttaaatctttcaccacactcagagcaactaaatgctttctctcctgtatgaatcctcatatgtgtatttagactttGCCTATAGccaaatcttttaccacactcagagcaactaaacgctttctctcctgtatgaatcctcatatgtttatttagattgcccctttggATAAattttttaccacactcagagcacctaaactgtttctctcctgtatgaatcctcatatgtgtatttagatggcccctttggttaaatcttttaccacactcagagcaattaaacgattttttttctgtcttacatcccacatcacttagaggctgtttgatatttcttgtatttaaaccagtctgagtttccctggtctccagccaattatcctcactctcttcagtctcagaagagtcttcagtcttgtcttcaggaccttgttgtaaacgtccatcaggacctgagttcctggctggttctggtcctccacagtccgctctgttctccttcgtctcacttggatgaagctttgacgatttaagtttctcttcatcttcttcactcttcacagcgacaggagtcaatgtgaacttgatatcagcctcctccagtccttgaagctgctgtccatcctgattggtccacggttcctcctgttcttctTTAATGtaggggggctctgggtcctcctggtccacaagggggctccactgctgctcctcagggggaacctcttctttcttcaccatcagttgctggatgtctgcaggacacactgaaacacaaatacacatgtttcctgaagtttcctgaagtgttttgaaaacttgtgttgtgtcgtttaatgtcgactgttgggatttttgaacgatcacattcaggaagagAAGTTGTggtcgtttacagttggtgttacgacgcagctcgtaaaggaagcagcataaaacaaaaggtttctggtaaaaaaagtttttaattcacagcagcaggttttctgcacagactcgttcacaacagcatcaaatcctcctcattattcaggtgagaggtggagcagccgggtgcagcagacacagacaggaagtggaggattAACTCCGCTGCTAGAGCTGATGCtagttttttaaataccgccAGTCAATACACACCCAATCAACAAGGCCCGGTGTAATAGGCCATAGTATACCCCCCCGGCCGAACTATACCCGGGGTTAAAGGGGCctaggctagattatacccCGGGTATATTATGGCCTGGGCAAATTcatacccctcaggccagattatacccccatgatatcagtCGTGTTGAATGATTTACACaagaattacttaatttttcaacattttattgggggttcagctttgtcaggtaaattaagggagaaagctaactaacttaaatcttaaaactctaaaacaaagacttttattacttcaaccagaaaaactgataacatcaaaacatccacaaagatcAAAACATCTCTCAGTAGtgttacacattaaaataaaagcacataccCAAAAGATAATGCAATTGttacataatataataaaagttaatcaatatatatatatatatatatatatataaaaaaaatggtgttaGAGGAATCAGCTATCCCATCTCACCTCATCAAACTCTACTCCTCTGCTTGCATTAAGCAGGGCTTATAAAAGGCAAGCTTCACCCCTGGcgcctccccccaaaaaagaaaaattcaaaaCTTCTTAACAGTTCTACAGTAAAGTATTGCACCTTTATTTATCACAAGAACGAGAGCTAAGAAGAAATGCAAAGTGCAAACTTAAGAATCCGAACAAATGACAACTTAGCtagcaaacaataataattataacaagaaataaaataatatatgcaagtttgctttcaatttaaatgatatattgtattatatgttacacgttttaaataatcaaaatagaatatgcaaaataaacaaacaaataaatagtaTAAATTAACTTTGTCTCAATAACTATTTACATTCCACTCCATAGCATCACACTTCAAGGGTTACAGTGCAATCCTTCTGGCCTTCCTTGCTGCAAAgtcatcaatcaaaacatcgttttcaacagttttaatttagaaaaactccTCTCGGCTGAAGCTACCGTTACTGGTAGCGTTGCTCTGATCCGCAGAGCAATACACAAGTCGGGATATATTTCTGTGAGCTGCTTTGCATGTATGAAAGAGTTGTCATGCTCTTTGATGACCAGTAAAGTAAAATGTCTAACTCCTTGGCcagcttatttagttattaagcaTTTTGGTGTATTTGGACAGCCTGACATGCTTTTTTCATTCCAAGATAGCTGTTGATTAGTTGAATCCGGTCTGATTAAACTCTCTAGCTTGCTACACCAATACTAACATTGTTATTATAACTCAAATTTCAACTTCatgacaccagtgttaattttggtatCTATTTTAGATTTAGTATAGTCTTTAggcgaaaatgcatattagttttagtcacattcagtcatttttatccttcttagttttagtctagttttagtcgacgaaaactctACTTTAAGTCACTTTAATAATCCATCTTATAGCCACATTTAacccctttccttcccttctcaggccccgggaccccctgtgttgtgtctacaactgcataatagtctagcttgcagtacttcaATTGTGGATACAATTAGTCTCTGAGATATATACAGATCTCCTAGTATATGCCTACAGCTGaattccaattaatgcagtgtaaattatcattaaaatataagagaatatcaagcctagattttgaagattcaaatgctttgatagcacaacacaactactatgcctacctgaccttagagctaaatcaaccacatatccaccatgtATAGTTTTGCCCTGGACAGTTTATCCCCTGGGGTTTACTCTGGCCTGGAGGGGTATAGTTTGGCCTAGGGTGTTTTACACCCCGGGGTatagtttggtttaatttgggcgGGAGTTAATTTGGACTGTTACACAGGGACCCCCACCTGGCTTGGACTCTTAACCCGCACCCTggcctcaattctgtgttacattaacacatataacagtatattgcatattgcacatccacatttctctcctgttttgcattttactttttatttaacctttCATATCTTGTATATAgctgttttgcattttctctttatttaactttttatatcttggatatttttttttatatacagttatttctttcttatgtgaagtacttattgtgtttttattctttatgttaaatgtatgcacctatttaccaacgaaaattccaggtaggtgtaaacctacttggcaataaatcctttctgatgatccgccctccacacgcccactttcacccataaatggtcaatgcaaaacacggcgtgaatattaaacgatgctgctgaccaatgggtttccaccgtgagtcctgacagagtcaccgcatcaagcgatgtgaagaggaagtgaaactttctgagaCTGACATCAAGGTGTTTGTTACCGAGGTGAacagcgactttatgggacagcagtgatgtcactaataaagaaaatacaatgatACTCTACTGCTgcggataacacactgtgtgagatcagaaatcgcggaaccctcgcttcctcctcgtccttcgcatgcacacatcgagcagaaccccgcatCGGTGTCACagcagtatttttttatttaaagcctcggaccgattccctcacatcagtggatcctcacctccactgggatattatttggaaagtttcttcatttcttataagtaatctccagtgcgctctgtgtgcgcctgatggcacagtcctGTTCACTGCAGTGAATTGATGatacgcacagtgttagaagatattattaaaacctattaatgactcagCTCCGTAACTACGCTGTTAAAACgaatctgaacctaatttgctttaagttgttttatatttttttaattaaaaggctcgtgtggagcagatacgtcgcccgagaaaaactgttggttttaatgtaaattattaattggatcaataatctgctgcagttcaccacctcacgtctgtgtcgccgttttcccgtctccaaaacggtCGTAAGCATGGTTCTAAGtgtgcgtagaaatacgcacattttcctgtcaagtttgtttttataaatcccaacgtttgcgtgattagtggcgtacgcacgtttcaggccccgttttttgcgtacgcaacggttatacaTGAGACCCCTGTTGTGTtggggagagggccagagaaaatgaCTGTGTCCAACATCATTTCTGCAAAAGCaccgactcaacattaactttagtgacctccgacatgaGAAGTCGGGAGTCGTTGCCTTCGACGTGAATTACAGCTTCGGTTTGGATTCGATGTCTCCGGCTCTGGTCCCTGGGATGCAGCTGACTGTGGTCGCTGGAGAGTCTGTTTGAACCGTGAGCTGGTGGCTCTTTAATCGTGGCCTCTTTAAGGGTAGCACTGttccccctccggaccgtcacccagccgcccAGGGCTCCCGGCTGCACGGGGCaggtcgagggactgctagctgaagctaagctacgtgctaagctacgtgctaagctaggtggctagcGGGGGCTAGcactgcatttattacatgtagcactactgttaatggaggcggaggagtcagtaaacatgagacactcggagcaagagggagagagagaagccatcgctgctgtatcagcctgttagactacgaggctgagctcacacagaacacagagtcacgaagcaccagagaggaggggctgggatgtgtggctgtttaactacagaccggtgattgtagccggagtgatgcagagaaacagctgttagcagaggagctagttcagaGAGCGTCACCagcatagatagatatagatatatatgatgctagctaacgttagcctgttagcggttcctctagggactgacctgctctgtgcagccggacttcgggctgcatcacggcatcgagcagcctcctctggcggcagatctccagctctgtccgctccactcgctcctcgtacCCAGCCACGGTTTCCTCAAGCCCCGCAAGGATCTGCTCCTCCGCCgccgcgagccgctcggtgagcatcgctctcagctccgggactcgagcctttcctcctccttcctccacctgcagcaggaagtcttcagcggcagcgcggatccgctcatgtaccgactcccgcagcagctgcatggcggacatgttgctccttcctcctcacgctgagtctctgaggggacaaagagacaaagacaggaaacagagactccgagctccgagccagcagcgacccctgctggactagaggacgaggaggaaacgAAAGTACTATCactgcacagtagaaatactctgttGCAAGTAAACAAGTACTAAAgtataagcaacaaaataaacttaaccAATAGTGGAAGAAGAACTCGGATCATGCACTGAGGTAAAAGTACCAAGACAGTAGAGCaatattccattacaagtaaaagacattgaagtagaaatactcaataattaaaataaaccatctccgacagtaaaaccaaaaatcaacgacaatttctaggactgaaaagcagcactgaacggcCTGAGCacataaacgcttcacttcctgcgtccgtcacgtgatGTCGATTCTTCTCTGCTAATTGCTCAGTTCGGTCAACACTATCAATTGCACATCACACTGGGAAAACTTTGTGTAAATTggatgatagttgtaaaacaaagcccTTTtgctgttgccagtaggtggcgccatcagtattattacatacagactaatagatctgttcaagtaggggctctgatgtaaCGTGAGCAATTTGtttcaattggacaatgttacagcaacttcattttcacactgatcagtaagTGGCGCTTTGACCCataggaaatattgacacatagagctgttccgacttggactctgatcatgacacagaagtttggtggtgataagacaatgcacagtggagttatgacaacatcgtctctgTTGgtgaaggatgaaccttcgtcGTACCTCAATGTtgacacggtttgaggaaatgttccaattctgagagagagagagagagtgagagagagcgagacgtcacctttgcaagacataaagatttcTTTAATCTAttaccactgtcactgcaggagtgaagttgtttgttgacggctcagcatcacaggaatcatggtccatgtatgtccgagatacagaacatcgtgttttgatggcgtgtaatcaaactttgacggcacgccacggtcacactgtgtgacgaaaaatcgatctttgagttagtttgtatttcaatcttgttgagatgacactcatctcaatttgaagttgatctgatgtaagccctgggacaagtacttcaaagtaaacatgtggaatatggccaaaatgggcACTAAATGCAAATGCCACTTCAATTTTCTACAcattttgagcatgttaaagccctcaaaaagccgattcatttgcctgaagaaaagaaaatgattacaatttcaatagggcctgcCACTGTCTCCTactgttcggtgctcgggccctaaaaagaAGATGACCTCGTAGTTACTAAGCACATATAATCAAGCACTGCATATATATAGACTAACACCACTACTCCACATGACGATAGCTTGGAGATTCAAGTAACAATTGTTTAGTGGAATTGGAGAAAAGGTTAAAAGTTGTGATGTTCCTTAATTCTTTGGGTTCAATGTTCGGGGAACGTGCAGCTTAAGAAGAAAAGCGATATAGGTACTTTTTAATATGGTATTGTACAATCCCACCTGACAGTAGCTTCAGACGAATTTTGATTTGGTTCAATAAACTATGTTAAAGACAAAGGATATATTCATGTAGTATaataatatcaatcaatcaaaatcaatcaaattttatttgtatatcccacattcacaaataacaattcgtctcatagggctttaacatggtgtgacatcctctgtccttaaccctcaacaagactaaggaaaaactactaaaacccttttaacaggtaaaaatatgtagaaacctcagagagagccacatgtgagggatccctctcccaggacggactgaagtgcaatagatgtcaagtatATAGGAAAACATAATCgtgattaaagttttttaaacgttttttagcagcatcgatgagggtaaacatttttgaaggatagcTTCAATaatatatgtcaagtagtcctgctgcaatcatagtctcatCATAGAGTATTTAAATGTGATGCTATTTCATACTCTTTACAGTGTGTTAAAGTAACAAGTATTTTGCCAGATACTGTAAAGACAGGAGATCTAGAGcacttatttttttcttttttaaatcacagtaCAAAACTGGGGCTAACATCTATTACGGGACCTACGGTACTGTCCAGCTGGCGTCTTGACGTCACAGGCAGGCCGGTGACGCGGCACGCAGCAGCGGTCTCAGTGGGTGTCCATTGTTTGAGGGCTTCAGTCGGAGGAAGGTGAGCAAACCCGAGTCAAACCCGAGTCAAACCCGAGTCactgtcaaactattccttgtTACTTTGTGGTGTTCGCGGTAGAATTATATCAAGTTCCCTCGCGTATGATTCACCCGGAAGGATAAAGAAGAAACCCCGTCCGGTTAGACGCTGGGCTAACGGGCAAGCTAACAATGCTAAGGCTAGCACACAGGCTACGTGTATGTAACCGGCTGCGGTAGTTCGAGTCCAggtggttgttgttggttttattccctttttttttattagaaatgtCACAACTGTTGTGGATGTTGAGTCGAGTTGTGAAATTGCTTCATGGGGTTTTCCCTATCGTTTGGCATgtagctgctagctgttagcttagcatgctatctctctctctctctgttcgtgttgttgttgttgttgtagcgGAGTTTAAACTGTCACTGAACAAAAGAAACCACACAACAAAGAAACGTGTCCGTCAGCAGAGGGATTGTTTAGCCAGTTCGGGCTTTGAAAAGACTCAGCGTGGAACCATCCGAGCCGGGCAAACACGGAGGCTAACCAACGGTCGGTCAGCCGTTGGTTAGCTAGTGTTGTTGAAGCTTATCCGGTAACGAAAAGCAGCACTTATAAggtaaataacaacaacaacaagtacCTGTGAACACGGCGCGTCTCATCTCCAGCTCGAGGGAATCGAGTTCTGTAACAGTTCAGTCGAAGCTGGAAAACAACTCATCGACGAACTAGTGAGATTAGATACGACTTGTGTAATGTTATGACAGTGTTATTACATATATGTACGTTCCTCTGCTATTTTTACACTGTTGATCATAAAATGGCGGGTTGTTACTCTCTCACTTTACTTCACTACAGATGTACATAAACATTGTGAACATTCACCCGGAAGGATAAAGAAACATatatattcttacactcatagtatattatattatctattgtatagacaaatacttatatttatacctgtactatatatcatatattatatcatactctgtatattttttgtatatataagtctatatacacatatttatacatgtgtacatgttatgttataattattattattattattatattactattattattatatatactgttgctgccattattactatatactgctattatattggtatgattactatcatatataaatatatattatgttatattatatactatatatactgtactatttttatatactgtctaacaataacattaacattaccatcatatcatcagtactattaccatcatcttgccactgcaccttatctacctatttatcttgtgtttctgttttttattctttctacctcaatattttttattttattctattgtattgtattttattgtattcaaatataccggctgctatgacgacttaatttcccttcggggatgaataaagtactatatctatctatctatctatctatctatctatctatctatctatctatctatctatctatctatctatctatctatctatctatctatctatcttatctatcttatctatctatctaaaccCTGTCTGGTTAGACGCTGGGCTAACGGGCAAGCTAGCAATGCTAGGGCTAGCACACAGGCCACGATCCTGCAGTTGCATCAGCCCCAGACTCCCAAATCAACAAAGGGACTCTGGTGCATCAGTGATGTTTTCCTCCACCTGTCACTTGAAGTCAATTCCCGTGTTCCCCTCGCAGGCAGGATGTTGAGGCTTCGCTGTAAGACCAAAAATGGGAGCCACCTCATGCAGGGCTTGACCCAGCAGTCCTGCGTCcaggagctgaagaggaaggtggaggagctgaCGGGGATCCCCTGTGACCTGCAGAAGATCATGGTGGGCTACCCGCCGGCCAGCCTGGACCTCCGGAACGGAGACGCCCACCTCAAGGATTTCCCCATCAAATCAGGTGCGTTGACAGACATCACAACTAAATGGGACAACCCCACACCATTTATTGCAGATATGGTTATATTATTGCTTTAATTAcattgtttgaatgttttttcagGGACATATTGACAGTTTAGTGACTGAAATAAGGTTTAAGGAGGTGACCCGTTGAAATCACAACTACAAAGTTTCAAATTTCAACGTGTCACAATGTTTTTATCTTTAGTTTGTCTCAcagtctctttttttaatcctttGTAAAGTGTTTAGGCGTTTCCTTGaaaagcgctatacaaataaatgtattattagaGATTGAACTCTCAAAAGaacattcaaataaatgatTAGTTGGGTGGACCTTATCTCAGCCCGTGTACATGCACCTTATGTCGACTCTTTGAGATTGTAAATATATATGCGAAAGGTTCATGTGAATAGTTATAACCCCGGTTATGCTCGTCCACCAAAGTGTGAGCAGGCTGAACTGTGTTGTGTGACTGATGTGTCATCGTCTACAGGTGACACGCTCATTgttgaggaagaaaaaaacaagccaaAGCCTCAGGATCATCCCACTGTGACTAAAGTGCCGCGCCTGGAAGCCTCCCCCGTGCTGGCACGCCGCGTGGTCCCGGCCGACAACTCCTGCCTCTTCACCAGCGTGTTTTATGTGGTGGAAGGAGGCGTGTACGACGCCGTGTGTGCTCCTGAGATGCGGAGCCTCATCTCCCAGATCGTGTCCAGCGACCCCACAGCGTACTGCGAAGCGGTGCTGGGGAAGACCAACGAGGACTACTGCACCTGGATAAGCCGCGACGACACCTGGGGGGGCGCCATCGAGGTGTCCATCCTGTCCAAGTTTTACCAGGTCGAGATCTGCGTGGTGGACACCCAGACGGTCCGAGTGGATCGCTTCGGGGAGGACGCCGGTTACCGCAAACGCGTGCTGCTCATCTACGACGGCATCCACTACGACCCGCTGCAGAAGGAAACCCCCGGCTCCGACGTCCCACCCCAGACTATCTTCTCCACCACGGACGACGTAATTCTGGCCCTGGCCCTGGAGCTGGCAGACGAGGCTCGGCGCAAGCGGCAGTTCACGGACGTAAACCGCTTTGCGCTGCGCTGCATGGTGTGCCAGACCGGCCTGGTGGGACAGAAGGAAGCTCGCGAGCACGCCAAGGAAACAGGCCACACCAACTTTGGGGaggtgtgatttttattttgtcccccccccccccgccccccttttCACTAAATAGAACCACCACCAAACCCGTGCCCCATGTCTGGCAGCTGTGTCAGTCcgtgtctgtctgcttgtgtgatCCTCTACCTCACATTGCCCAGCGACATCCACCGAGAATCTGCAGACACTGTGTTTCAGCCTCTAACCCGTTCAGTATTATATACTTTTCAAACTGCCGTCAGTTCTCGAAAGTCAGAAGAAACACTACTGCAGCGCTCCGGTGTCAACAAACCATCACAGTCATCTGTTTTACGGATGGTTTTCAAATCGATGTAACTGGGTCCAGGAAAATATGCAAACAATTCTTAGGATTTGATTTAATCCGTTTAGATCACTCGATGTTTCCGGGCTGTGTTGAAACGCACCAAACACTTAAATGTGACTGAATTAATACAACCACTGAGAATTCTTTGTGCTATTACGTGGTTCTACTCACTGTTGTCTTAACCGCAGAACACTATGTTTGACTGTTATACATGATGTTGGTTATGGagcaatttgttttttatttctttggaCAGTCGGACACTAAGACGGAGTCGTGGATTGAGGTTTTGAAATGTCATGATCCCAAATGTATTACTTTTTTTCGGACTTTTCTCCGTGTTTTATTAAGTTGCAACACCATTTATAAGTGaacttaaattaaatacaaataatttaaaaaaggatgGTGCTGAAAgctaaacattttacaaactctGTAGGGCTTTGCTTTCCTCCATCGGTacggcagattttttttttttcaggagtgtagatttttttaaagggtGTAATTTTCCGGGTGTCATGCTATAAGAGTTAATCTTTTTagacagtgttttgttttatattgcaGCATATTTTTGAGAAAGCTGTGCAGTGTATTTCAGAACACAAGTCATGGTGAGAGGGTGGTGTATTTTATAAACAGTGTGTAACTGCGTTCGGGTGCTCGGTGGAAGGTCCAACGTCCCGGGATGTGAATTCCTTTTCCTGACTTTGGGGTCTTTGTATGCTTTGAAGACGAAATGtatggaaacaaaacatttgacacATAAACGAAATGTTTTTATGCATTTACAGCATTTAaacaacacattgacacatcATTCCAATATCAATCAGATATGACAGGCATATAAATCCTTGAAAACGTTTGCATCGTTAGTCGCATGCAACGTTAGAATCTACTATTAAGAACTGATTGTAAAACTACTTTAATTGGTTAATGACTGTCCGAGTTCTGACTTCAGATCCTCTTCACGTTAATACTTTTTCCAGATTTCCCCGACACCACATGAAGGCACAACTAACGGCGCTGTGTGGGAGAAATCCTACTCAACCCTACAACGTTTACTGTCCGCACATTACTCCCTCGTCACCTTCGTTAAACATGAACCTCTTCGGCTGTTTCCTCTCACGTTTGCAGCCTGAGAACAACTCGGTTTGTTGTGAATGTTTGAGAACTGCGAGTAAAGAtttgggttttattttgtaaaacttTAGATTCTCACGCTGGTCCACTGTATGTTCTCAGCTAAAGTCAGGCATGATAAACTCAGCGGATTCCCTTCACCGGCTGCCTGTAAGGAGGAAGCTCGCTCTTATTTATGTTACACA
This region includes:
- the yod1 gene encoding ubiquitin thioesterase OTU1, which encodes MLRLRCKTKNGSHLMQGLTQQSCVQELKRKVEELTGIPCDLQKIMVGYPPASLDLRNGDAHLKDFPIKSGDTLIVEEEKNKPKPQDHPTVTKVPRLEASPVLARRVVPADNSCLFTSVFYVVEGGVYDAVCAPEMRSLISQIVSSDPTAYCEAVLGKTNEDYCTWISRDDTWGGAIEVSILSKFYQVEICVVDTQTVRVDRFGEDAGYRKRVLLIYDGIHYDPLQKETPGSDVPPQTIFSTTDDVILALALELADEARRKRQFTDVNRFALRCMVCQTGLVGQKEAREHAKETGHTNFGEV
- the LOC133000064 gene encoding gastrula zinc finger protein XlCGF57.1-like, giving the protein NCSECGKRFNQRGHLNTHMRIHTGEKQFRCSECGKKFIQRGNLNKHMRIHTGEKAFSCSECGKRFGYRQSLNTHMRIHTGEKAFSCSECGERFNQRGHLNRHMRIHTGEKPFSCSECGQRFNQRGSLNTHMRIHTGEKAFSCSECGKRFSHRQSLNKHMRIHTGEKPFSCSECGKRFSERGSLNKHIRIHTGEKSFSCSECGKRFIQRGHLNRHMSIHTGEKQFSCSECGKRFNQRGSLNIHMRIHTGEKQFSCSVCGKRFIHRSHLNRHMRIHTGEKQFS